One window of the Nostoc sp. 'Peltigera membranacea cyanobiont' N6 genome contains the following:
- a CDS encoding ribbon-helix-helix protein, CopG family has translation MNSVDSMVDRRRSEDYRQLSGHVPVPLYRKFKATCAERDVNQSEALEQALALWIEQPAKQDGAA, from the coding sequence ATGAACTCAGTAGATTCGATGGTTGATAGACGACGGAGCGAAGATTATAGGCAGTTAAGCGGTCATGTGCCAGTTCCCTTGTATCGAAAATTCAAGGCGACATGTGCTGAACGAGATGTAAACCAAAGTGAGGCCCTCGAACAAGCGCTCGCACTTTGGATAGAACAACCTGCAAAGCAAGATGGTGCCGCATGA